A single genomic interval of Panthera uncia isolate 11264 chromosome A1 unlocalized genomic scaffold, Puncia_PCG_1.0 HiC_scaffold_17, whole genome shotgun sequence harbors:
- the IL12B gene encoding interleukin-12 subunit beta: MHPQQLVISWFSLVLLAPPLMAIWELEKNVYVVELDWHPDAPGEMVVLTCNTPEEDDITWTSDQSSEVLGSGKTLTIQVKEFADAGQYTCHKGGEVLSHLFLLIHKKEDGIWSTDILREQKESKNKIFLKCEAKNYSGRFTCWWLTAISTDLKFTVKSSRGSSDPQGVTCGAATLSAEKVRVDNRDYKKYTVECQEGSACPAAEESLPIEVVVDAIHKLKYENYTSSFFIRDIIKPDPPKNLQLKPLKNSRHVEVSWEYPDTWSTPHSYFSLTFGVQVQGKNNREKKDRLSVDKTSAKVVCHKDAKIRVQARDRYYSSSWSNWASVSCS; the protein is encoded by the exons ATGCATCCTCAGCAGCTGGTCATCTCCTGGTTTTCCCTGGTTTTGCTGGCACCTCCCCTCATGGCCATATGGGAACTGGAGAAAAACG TTTATGTTGTAGAGTTGGACTGGCACCCTGATGCCCCCGGAGAAATGGTGGTCCTCACCTGCAATACTCCTGAAGAAGATGACATCACCTGGACCTCTGACCAGAGCAGTGAAGTCCTAGGCTCTGGTAAAACTCTGACCATCCAAGTCAAAGAATTTGCAGATGCTGGCCAGTATACCTGTCATAAAGGAGGCGAGGTTCTGAGCCATTTGTTCCTCCTGATACACAAAAAGGAAGATGGAATTTGGTCCACTGATATCTTAAGGGAACAGAAAG AATCCAAAAAtaagatctttctaaaatgtgagGCAAAGAATTATTCTGGACGTTTCACCTGCTGGTGGCTGACGGCAATCAGTACCGATTTGAAATTCACTGTCAAAAGCAGCAGAGG CTCCTCTGACCCCCAAGGGGTGACTTGTGGAGCAGCGACACTCTCAGCAGAGAAGGTCAGAGTGGACAACAGGGATTATAAGAAGTACACAGTGGAGTGTCAGGAAGGCAGTGCCTGCCCGGCTGCCGAGGAGAGCCTACCCATTGAAGTCGTGGTGGACGCTATTCACAAGCTCAAGTACGAAAACTACACCAGCAGCTTCTTCATCAGGGACATCA TCAAACCGGACCCGCCCAAGAACCTGCAActgaagccattaaaaaattCTCGGCATGTGGAAGTGAGCTGGGAATACCCTGACACCTGGAGCACCCCACATTCCTACTTCTCCTTAACATTTGGCGTACAGGTCCAGGGCAAGAACAACAGAGAAAAG AAAGATAGACTCTCCGTGGACAAGACCTCAGCCAAGGTCGTGTGCCACAAGGATGCCAAGATCCGCGTGCAAGCCAGAGACCGCTACTATAGCTCATCCTGGAGCAACTGGGCATCCGTGTCCTGCAGTTAG